Proteins encoded together in one Chryseobacterium sp. G0201 window:
- a CDS encoding SemiSWEET transporter, which yields MNENILGIVAGVLTSASMIPQLIKVLKEKNVEDISLIMLLVLITGVSLWVWYGIIKDEWPIILSNAFSVAVNLSLLVCYMIFKKS from the coding sequence TATTTTAGGTATTGTTGCAGGTGTTCTTACTTCCGCATCCATGATTCCTCAGCTTATAAAAGTTTTGAAGGAAAAAAATGTTGAAGATATTTCTTTGATTATGCTTTTGGTTCTTATCACAGGCGTTTCGTTATGGGTTTGGTATGGGATCATTAAAGATGAATGGCCGATTATCCTGTCTAATGCATTTTCTGTGGCTGTCAATCTCAGCCTTCTTGTCTGTTATATGATCTTCAAAAAATCTTAA